A genomic region of Ensifer adhaerens contains the following coding sequences:
- a CDS encoding SRPBCC family protein: MTKHATAFAGTDYGRVIAPDAVRIERLLPGPIERVWSYLTDESKRRLWMASGTIGSSEGAAVEHVFRHSELTTHDDRPPQKYAEHAGEVRNYGHVLAWEPPRLLAYTWNEETGTPSEVRFELSPRGDKVLLVVTHKRIADRAIMTSFSAGWHVHLDILRALLEGEKPAAFWSKFTDLEAQYDARIPKP; this comes from the coding sequence ATGACAAAGCATGCCACAGCCTTTGCCGGTACCGATTACGGCCGCGTCATCGCACCGGACGCGGTGCGCATCGAACGCCTGCTGCCCGGCCCGATCGAGCGGGTCTGGTCCTATCTGACCGACGAAAGCAAGCGTCGGCTCTGGATGGCATCGGGCACGATCGGCTCTTCCGAAGGCGCCGCGGTCGAGCATGTCTTCCGCCATTCCGAACTGACGACGCACGACGATCGGCCGCCGCAGAAATATGCCGAGCATGCCGGCGAGGTGCGCAATTACGGTCACGTGCTCGCCTGGGAGCCGCCGCGGCTGCTCGCCTATACTTGGAACGAAGAGACCGGCACGCCCTCGGAGGTCCGCTTCGAGCTCAGTCCCCGCGGCGACAAGGTGCTGCTCGTCGTCACCCATAAGCGCATCGCCGATCGCGCCATCATGACCAGCTTCTCCGCCGGCTGGCACGTGCATCTCGACATTTTGCGCGCTCTGCTCGAAGGCGAAAAGCCGGCAGCCTTCTGGAGCAAGTTTACCGACCTGGAAGCGCAATATGACGCGCGTATTCCGAAGCCTTGA
- a CDS encoding DUF1772 domain-containing protein: MIPLIPALAFAAAIGSGLMAGLFFIFSVCIMQALSRLPPEQGIAAMNAINVVIQNPIFLSAFMGTALLGLVLVVMAFLSGGEGRWWLAAGGIAYVVGVLLVTIIFNVPMNDALGAAAPGQAAVDLWRERYLTDWVWWNHVRTFASIGALAFFILGFARA; this comes from the coding sequence ATGATCCCGCTGATCCCCGCTCTGGCGTTTGCCGCCGCGATCGGTTCCGGCCTGATGGCCGGGCTGTTCTTCATCTTCTCGGTCTGCATCATGCAGGCCCTGTCGCGGCTGCCGCCGGAGCAGGGGATCGCCGCGATGAACGCGATCAATGTCGTCATCCAGAACCCGATCTTCCTCAGTGCTTTCATGGGCACCGCGCTGCTCGGTCTGGTGCTCGTCGTCATGGCCTTCCTCTCGGGCGGCGAGGGCAGGTGGTGGCTTGCTGCCGGCGGCATCGCCTATGTCGTCGGCGTGCTTCTGGTGACGATTATCTTCAACGTGCCGATGAACGATGCGCTCGGTGCAGCGGCACCTGGGCAGGCGGCGGTTGATCTCTGGCGTGAGCGCTATCTCACCGACTGGGTCTGGTGGAACCACGTGCGCACCTTTGCATCGATCGGCGCGCTGGCGTTCTTCATCCTCGGTTTCGCCCGCGCCTGA